A genomic segment from Anticarsia gemmatalis isolate Benzon Research Colony breed Stoneville strain chromosome 12, ilAntGemm2 primary, whole genome shotgun sequence encodes:
- the LOC142977200 gene encoding U-megalopygitoxin(1)-Mo1-like produces MVSKIFVIALIVGTASAATWFGKPPTKPREFADKEGCYIKEINDVVPFGTTVTPIGHCYRIHCSQGMVDYASCGVVGTSDPKCHVTDIDLSKPYPACCPDVSCDLDNNIL; encoded by the exons atggtgTCCAAAATTTTTGTTATCGCCTTGATTGTTGGTACTGCCAGTGCTGCAACTTGGTTTGGGAAGCCGCCTACGAAACCCAGAGAATTCG CTGACAAGGAAGGCTGTTACATCAAAGAGATCAACGACGTTGTTCCGTTCGGCACTACAGTCACACCAATCGGACATTGCTACAGAATTCATTGCAGCCAAGGCATGGTCGACTATGCATC aTGCGGTGTCGTAGGAACCAGTGATCCTAAATGCCACGTCACAGACATAGACCTGAGCAAACCCTACCCAGCTTGCTGTCCAGACGTCAGCTGTGATCTCGACAATAACATCCTTTAG